Proteins from a single region of Corvus moneduloides isolate bCorMon1 chromosome 19, bCorMon1.pri, whole genome shotgun sequence:
- the STXBP4 gene encoding syntaxin-binding protein 4 isoform X3, producing the protein MSLLSPGAEDEPERFDGLSLLYWTIMGPHGINRAVHRISFSDCQNGLGVKIIGGYRAQTAEDYGIFIKRILPGGVAAVDSRLLTGDLILDVNGENLIGVTNERAVDILRTASASNHMSLLVARDEEAKKECHDLMDKYGSHSDTSSARTSPTHQLAAKSVDSLSSGSSSRSQSPQLHPKENITTSSRNNSVPAPSPKLPNDSAFQIISVCKGTSLGLNIVGGINRNEGPLVYIQEIIPGGDCHKDGRLKPGDQLVSINKESMIGVSYEEAKSIINRTKMRFENFWEIAFIRQKNIPSHPENRQRPFSLLTSSVAHGEQQAALGPLPSPNGKLLSTFPPDAMETGVKMGEQSPITALDGNPADVSATVIAPSQNDVYEPQGKNSSIHLKTEKLERALNYLGLQLTDEQQQALRQQLHKDSKGTVSFGDFFEVSRNLLSMQSTAADDGHKSVTSRVSEVASLQDSQFVTCDSLEGDVERLKKERNEALKEMSKLKEELSESVDLQKQLTEQLQVVKQEAKAAVEETRALRSRIHLAEAAQRQARGIEMDYEEVIHLLEAEIGELKAQLAEHSGQNKENIQDLRKRVTVLDCQLRKSESARKTFEVATEKLLQFVEVVHEILSDNSTSSTVLSDRRTLSTKALLARLGRVGPTVTAALAAEAGDLAKSVRAILEVDCLPYGWEEAYTADGIKYFIKCQKHRVLQVDFCSLLKQRKGSK; encoded by the exons ATGTCCTTGCTTTCTCCCGGGGCTGAAGATGAACCAGAGCGTTTTGATGGTCTCTCTCTCTTATACTG GACCATTATGGGCCCTCATGGAATTAATCGAGCTGTTCATCGCATCTCTTTCTCTGATTGCCAGAATGGATTAG GAGTTAAAATTATTGGAGGTTATCGGGCACAAACAGCAGAAGATTATGGGATTTTCATAAAGAGAATTCTACCTGGAGGGGTTGCTGCTGTAGATA GCCGTTTGCTCACTGGCGACCTAATTTTAGATGTCAATGGAGAAAACTTGATTGGAGTAACAAATGAAAG GGCTGTTGACATCTTGAGAACAGCCTCAGCCTCTAATCACATGTCTCTGCTCGTTGCTAGAGATGAAGAAGCAAA GAAAGAATGTCATGACCTGATGGATAAGTATGGCTCTCACAGTGACACCAGCTCTGCAAGAACTTCTCCAACACATCAGTTAGCTG cAAAATCTGTAGACAGCCTTTCTTCTGGGTCATCCTCAAGGTCGCAGAGTCCTCAGTTGCATCCGAAGGAAAACATaaccaccagcagcagaaataattctgtgccagcaccatccccaaaGCTTCCAAA TGATAGTGCATTTCAGATTATCTCTGTTTGCAAAGGAACAAGCCTAGGTTTGAATATTGTGGGAGGAATTAACAGAAATGAAGGGCCTTTGGTATATATTCAAGAAATTATCCCTGGGGGTGATTGCCATAAG GATGGACGATTGAAGCCTGGGGATCAGCTGGTGTCCATCAACAAAGAGTCCATGATTGGAGTCTCCTATGAAGAGGCAAAAAGTATAATCAACAGAACAAAGATGAG gttTGAAAATTTTTGGGAGATAGCTTTTATTAGGCAGAAAAACATCCCCAGTCATCCAGAGAATCGGCAGCGTCCTTTCAGCCTCTTAACATCTTCTGTAGCACATGGAGAACAACAGGCTGCACTTGgtcctcttccctctcctaaTGGGAAGTTGCTTTCAACATTCCCTCCAGATGCT ATGGAAACTGGAGTCAAGATGGGAGAGCAATCTCCAATTACTGCTCTAGACGGCAATCCTGCTGATGTGTCTGCCACGG ttaTTGCCCCCAGCCAGAATGATGTTTATGAGCCCCAAGGAAAGAACTCAAGTATTCAtctcaaaacagaaaagctggagagg gcACTGAATTATCTTGGGCTTCAGCTCACAgatgaacagcagcaagccctAAGGCAGCAACTTCATAAAGATTCTAAAGGAACAGTGTCTTTTGGAG atttCTTTGAAGTTTCAAGAAATCTGTTGTCCATGCAATCAACTGCAGCTGATGATGGCCACAAATCTGTCACCTCTAGGGTCAGTGAAGTTGCCAGCTTACAGGACTCACAG TTTGTAACCTGTGATTCCTTGGAGGGTGATGTGGAAAGacttaagaaagaaagaaatgaagctttaaaagaaatgagTAAATTAAAG gaagaaTTGTCTGAATCTGTGGACTTACAGAAACAGTTAACAGAGCAGCTACAAGTAGTCAAGCAA GAAGCCAAGGCAGCTGTGGAGGAGACAAGAGCCCTGCGAAGCAGAATTCACCTTGCAGAGGCTGCACAAAGGCAGGCCCGGGGAATAGAGATGGACTATGAAGAAGTGATTCACCTGTTAGAGGCTGAAATTGGAGAGCTGAAGGCTCAGCTCGCTGAGCATTCTGGCCAAAATAAA GAGAACATTCAAGACTTGAGAAAGAGGGTTACGGTGCTTGACTGCCAGCTGCGGAAATCGGAGTCTGCCAGGAAGACATTTGAGGTGGCCACTGAAAAATTGCTACAATTTGTAGAG GTTGTGCATGAAATACTCTCTGATAACTCTACCTCCTCAACAGTTTTAAG TGACAGGAGAACATTGTCCACTAAAGCACTTCTGGCACGGCTGGGAAGGGTCGGACCTACTGTCACAGCAGCTCTTGCAGCAGAAGCTGGGGACCTTGCCAAGTCTGTCCGTGCCATTTTGGAAGTAGATT
- the STXBP4 gene encoding syntaxin-binding protein 4 isoform X4 encodes MSLLSPGAEDEPERFDGLSLLYWTIMGPHGINRAVHRISFSDCQNGLGVKIIGGYRAQTAEDYGIFIKRILPGGVAAVDSRLLTGDLILDVNGENLIGVTNERAVDILRTASASNHMSLLVARDEEAKKECHDLMDKYGSHSDTSSARTSPTHQLAAKSVDSLSSGSSSRSQSPQLHPKENITTSSRNNSVPAPSPKLPNDSAFQIISVCKGTSLGLNIVGGINRNEGPLVYIQEIIPGGDCHKDGRLKPGDQLVSINKESMIGVSYEEAKSIINRTKMRFENFWEIAFIRQKNIPSHPENRQRPFSLLTSSVAHGEQQAALGPLPSPNGKLLSTFPPDAMETGVKMGEQSPITALDGNPADVSATVIAPSQNDVYEPQGKNSSIHLKTEKLERALNYLGLQLTDEQQQALRQQLHKDSKGTVSFGDFFEVSRNLLSMQSTAADDGHKSVTSRVSEVASLQDSQFVTCDSLEGDVERLKKERNEALKEMSKLKEELSESVDLQKQLTEQLQVVKQEAKAAVEETRALRSRIHLAEAAQRQARGIEMDYEEVIHLLEAEIGELKAQLAEHSGQNKENIQDLRKRVTVLDCQLRKSESARKTFEVATEKLLQFVEVVHEILSDNSTSSTVLSDRRTLSTKALLARLGRVGPTVTAALAAEAGDLAKSVRAILEVDCLPYGWEEAYTADGIKYFIKRHKQ; translated from the exons ATGTCCTTGCTTTCTCCCGGGGCTGAAGATGAACCAGAGCGTTTTGATGGTCTCTCTCTCTTATACTG GACCATTATGGGCCCTCATGGAATTAATCGAGCTGTTCATCGCATCTCTTTCTCTGATTGCCAGAATGGATTAG GAGTTAAAATTATTGGAGGTTATCGGGCACAAACAGCAGAAGATTATGGGATTTTCATAAAGAGAATTCTACCTGGAGGGGTTGCTGCTGTAGATA GCCGTTTGCTCACTGGCGACCTAATTTTAGATGTCAATGGAGAAAACTTGATTGGAGTAACAAATGAAAG GGCTGTTGACATCTTGAGAACAGCCTCAGCCTCTAATCACATGTCTCTGCTCGTTGCTAGAGATGAAGAAGCAAA GAAAGAATGTCATGACCTGATGGATAAGTATGGCTCTCACAGTGACACCAGCTCTGCAAGAACTTCTCCAACACATCAGTTAGCTG cAAAATCTGTAGACAGCCTTTCTTCTGGGTCATCCTCAAGGTCGCAGAGTCCTCAGTTGCATCCGAAGGAAAACATaaccaccagcagcagaaataattctgtgccagcaccatccccaaaGCTTCCAAA TGATAGTGCATTTCAGATTATCTCTGTTTGCAAAGGAACAAGCCTAGGTTTGAATATTGTGGGAGGAATTAACAGAAATGAAGGGCCTTTGGTATATATTCAAGAAATTATCCCTGGGGGTGATTGCCATAAG GATGGACGATTGAAGCCTGGGGATCAGCTGGTGTCCATCAACAAAGAGTCCATGATTGGAGTCTCCTATGAAGAGGCAAAAAGTATAATCAACAGAACAAAGATGAG gttTGAAAATTTTTGGGAGATAGCTTTTATTAGGCAGAAAAACATCCCCAGTCATCCAGAGAATCGGCAGCGTCCTTTCAGCCTCTTAACATCTTCTGTAGCACATGGAGAACAACAGGCTGCACTTGgtcctcttccctctcctaaTGGGAAGTTGCTTTCAACATTCCCTCCAGATGCT ATGGAAACTGGAGTCAAGATGGGAGAGCAATCTCCAATTACTGCTCTAGACGGCAATCCTGCTGATGTGTCTGCCACGG ttaTTGCCCCCAGCCAGAATGATGTTTATGAGCCCCAAGGAAAGAACTCAAGTATTCAtctcaaaacagaaaagctggagagg gcACTGAATTATCTTGGGCTTCAGCTCACAgatgaacagcagcaagccctAAGGCAGCAACTTCATAAAGATTCTAAAGGAACAGTGTCTTTTGGAG atttCTTTGAAGTTTCAAGAAATCTGTTGTCCATGCAATCAACTGCAGCTGATGATGGCCACAAATCTGTCACCTCTAGGGTCAGTGAAGTTGCCAGCTTACAGGACTCACAG TTTGTAACCTGTGATTCCTTGGAGGGTGATGTGGAAAGacttaagaaagaaagaaatgaagctttaaaagaaatgagTAAATTAAAG gaagaaTTGTCTGAATCTGTGGACTTACAGAAACAGTTAACAGAGCAGCTACAAGTAGTCAAGCAA GAAGCCAAGGCAGCTGTGGAGGAGACAAGAGCCCTGCGAAGCAGAATTCACCTTGCAGAGGCTGCACAAAGGCAGGCCCGGGGAATAGAGATGGACTATGAAGAAGTGATTCACCTGTTAGAGGCTGAAATTGGAGAGCTGAAGGCTCAGCTCGCTGAGCATTCTGGCCAAAATAAA GAGAACATTCAAGACTTGAGAAAGAGGGTTACGGTGCTTGACTGCCAGCTGCGGAAATCGGAGTCTGCCAGGAAGACATTTGAGGTGGCCACTGAAAAATTGCTACAATTTGTAGAG GTTGTGCATGAAATACTCTCTGATAACTCTACCTCCTCAACAGTTTTAAG TGACAGGAGAACATTGTCCACTAAAGCACTTCTGGCACGGCTGGGAAGGGTCGGACCTACTGTCACAGCAGCTCTTGCAGCAGAAGCTGGGGACCTTGCCAAGTCTGTCCGTGCCATTTTGGAAGTAGATT
- the STXBP4 gene encoding syntaxin-binding protein 4 isoform X2 has protein sequence MSSTDPLTNTEKETIMGPHGINRAVHRISFSDCQNGLGVKIIGGYRAQTAEDYGIFIKRILPGGVAAVDSRLLTGDLILDVNGENLIGVTNERAVDILRTASASNHMSLLVARDEEAKKECHDLMDKYGSHSDTSSARTSPTHQLAAKSVDSLSSGSSSRSQSPQLHPKENITTSSRNNSVPAPSPKLPNDSAFQIISVCKGTSLGLNIVGGINRNEGPLVYIQEIIPGGDCHKDGRLKPGDQLVSINKESMIGVSYEEAKSIINRTKMRFENFWEIAFIRQKNIPSHPENRQRPFSLLTSSVAHGEQQAALGPLPSPNGKLLSTFPPDAMETGVKMGEQSPITALDGNPADVSATVIAPSQNDVYEPQGKNSSIHLKTEKLERALNYLGLQLTDEQQQALRQQLHKDSKGTVSFGDFFEVSRNLLSMQSTAADDGHKSVTSRVSEVASLQDSQFVTCDSLEGDVERLKKERNEALKEMSKLKEELSESVDLQKQLTEQLQVVKQEAKAAVEETRALRSRIHLAEAAQRQARGIEMDYEEVIHLLEAEIGELKAQLAEHSGQNKENIQDLRKRVTVLDCQLRKSESARKTFEVATEKLLQFVEVVHEILSDNSTSSTVLSDRRTLSTKALLARLGRVGPTVTAALAAEAGDLAKSVRAILEVDCLPYGWEEAYTADGIKYFINHVTQTTSWIHPVTSALSLLCSEEEEDGIRDLPRPKS, from the exons ATGTCCAGTACAGATCCCCTCACAAATACAGAGAAGGA GACCATTATGGGCCCTCATGGAATTAATCGAGCTGTTCATCGCATCTCTTTCTCTGATTGCCAGAATGGATTAG GAGTTAAAATTATTGGAGGTTATCGGGCACAAACAGCAGAAGATTATGGGATTTTCATAAAGAGAATTCTACCTGGAGGGGTTGCTGCTGTAGATA GCCGTTTGCTCACTGGCGACCTAATTTTAGATGTCAATGGAGAAAACTTGATTGGAGTAACAAATGAAAG GGCTGTTGACATCTTGAGAACAGCCTCAGCCTCTAATCACATGTCTCTGCTCGTTGCTAGAGATGAAGAAGCAAA GAAAGAATGTCATGACCTGATGGATAAGTATGGCTCTCACAGTGACACCAGCTCTGCAAGAACTTCTCCAACACATCAGTTAGCTG cAAAATCTGTAGACAGCCTTTCTTCTGGGTCATCCTCAAGGTCGCAGAGTCCTCAGTTGCATCCGAAGGAAAACATaaccaccagcagcagaaataattctgtgccagcaccatccccaaaGCTTCCAAA TGATAGTGCATTTCAGATTATCTCTGTTTGCAAAGGAACAAGCCTAGGTTTGAATATTGTGGGAGGAATTAACAGAAATGAAGGGCCTTTGGTATATATTCAAGAAATTATCCCTGGGGGTGATTGCCATAAG GATGGACGATTGAAGCCTGGGGATCAGCTGGTGTCCATCAACAAAGAGTCCATGATTGGAGTCTCCTATGAAGAGGCAAAAAGTATAATCAACAGAACAAAGATGAG gttTGAAAATTTTTGGGAGATAGCTTTTATTAGGCAGAAAAACATCCCCAGTCATCCAGAGAATCGGCAGCGTCCTTTCAGCCTCTTAACATCTTCTGTAGCACATGGAGAACAACAGGCTGCACTTGgtcctcttccctctcctaaTGGGAAGTTGCTTTCAACATTCCCTCCAGATGCT ATGGAAACTGGAGTCAAGATGGGAGAGCAATCTCCAATTACTGCTCTAGACGGCAATCCTGCTGATGTGTCTGCCACGG ttaTTGCCCCCAGCCAGAATGATGTTTATGAGCCCCAAGGAAAGAACTCAAGTATTCAtctcaaaacagaaaagctggagagg gcACTGAATTATCTTGGGCTTCAGCTCACAgatgaacagcagcaagccctAAGGCAGCAACTTCATAAAGATTCTAAAGGAACAGTGTCTTTTGGAG atttCTTTGAAGTTTCAAGAAATCTGTTGTCCATGCAATCAACTGCAGCTGATGATGGCCACAAATCTGTCACCTCTAGGGTCAGTGAAGTTGCCAGCTTACAGGACTCACAG TTTGTAACCTGTGATTCCTTGGAGGGTGATGTGGAAAGacttaagaaagaaagaaatgaagctttaaaagaaatgagTAAATTAAAG gaagaaTTGTCTGAATCTGTGGACTTACAGAAACAGTTAACAGAGCAGCTACAAGTAGTCAAGCAA GAAGCCAAGGCAGCTGTGGAGGAGACAAGAGCCCTGCGAAGCAGAATTCACCTTGCAGAGGCTGCACAAAGGCAGGCCCGGGGAATAGAGATGGACTATGAAGAAGTGATTCACCTGTTAGAGGCTGAAATTGGAGAGCTGAAGGCTCAGCTCGCTGAGCATTCTGGCCAAAATAAA GAGAACATTCAAGACTTGAGAAAGAGGGTTACGGTGCTTGACTGCCAGCTGCGGAAATCGGAGTCTGCCAGGAAGACATTTGAGGTGGCCACTGAAAAATTGCTACAATTTGTAGAG GTTGTGCATGAAATACTCTCTGATAACTCTACCTCCTCAACAGTTTTAAG TGACAGGAGAACATTGTCCACTAAAGCACTTCTGGCACGGCTGGGAAGGGTCGGACCTACTGTCACAGCAGCTCTTGCAGCAGAAGCTGGGGACCTTGCCAAGTCTGTCCGTGCCATTTTGGAAGTAGATT
- the STXBP4 gene encoding syntaxin-binding protein 4 isoform X1 yields the protein MSLLSPGAEDEPERFDGLSLLYWTIMGPHGINRAVHRISFSDCQNGLGVKIIGGYRAQTAEDYGIFIKRILPGGVAAVDSRLLTGDLILDVNGENLIGVTNERAVDILRTASASNHMSLLVARDEEAKKECHDLMDKYGSHSDTSSARTSPTHQLAAKSVDSLSSGSSSRSQSPQLHPKENITTSSRNNSVPAPSPKLPNDSAFQIISVCKGTSLGLNIVGGINRNEGPLVYIQEIIPGGDCHKDGRLKPGDQLVSINKESMIGVSYEEAKSIINRTKMRFENFWEIAFIRQKNIPSHPENRQRPFSLLTSSVAHGEQQAALGPLPSPNGKLLSTFPPDAMETGVKMGEQSPITALDGNPADVSATVIAPSQNDVYEPQGKNSSIHLKTEKLERALNYLGLQLTDEQQQALRQQLHKDSKGTVSFGDFFEVSRNLLSMQSTAADDGHKSVTSRVSEVASLQDSQFVTCDSLEGDVERLKKERNEALKEMSKLKEELSESVDLQKQLTEQLQVVKQEAKAAVEETRALRSRIHLAEAAQRQARGIEMDYEEVIHLLEAEIGELKAQLAEHSGQNKENIQDLRKRVTVLDCQLRKSESARKTFEVATEKLLQFVEVVHEILSDNSTSSTVLSDRRTLSTKALLARLGRVGPTVTAALAAEAGDLAKSVRAILEVDCLPYGWEEAYTADGIKYFINHVTQTTSWIHPVTSALSLLCSEEEEDGIRDLPRPKS from the exons ATGTCCTTGCTTTCTCCCGGGGCTGAAGATGAACCAGAGCGTTTTGATGGTCTCTCTCTCTTATACTG GACCATTATGGGCCCTCATGGAATTAATCGAGCTGTTCATCGCATCTCTTTCTCTGATTGCCAGAATGGATTAG GAGTTAAAATTATTGGAGGTTATCGGGCACAAACAGCAGAAGATTATGGGATTTTCATAAAGAGAATTCTACCTGGAGGGGTTGCTGCTGTAGATA GCCGTTTGCTCACTGGCGACCTAATTTTAGATGTCAATGGAGAAAACTTGATTGGAGTAACAAATGAAAG GGCTGTTGACATCTTGAGAACAGCCTCAGCCTCTAATCACATGTCTCTGCTCGTTGCTAGAGATGAAGAAGCAAA GAAAGAATGTCATGACCTGATGGATAAGTATGGCTCTCACAGTGACACCAGCTCTGCAAGAACTTCTCCAACACATCAGTTAGCTG cAAAATCTGTAGACAGCCTTTCTTCTGGGTCATCCTCAAGGTCGCAGAGTCCTCAGTTGCATCCGAAGGAAAACATaaccaccagcagcagaaataattctgtgccagcaccatccccaaaGCTTCCAAA TGATAGTGCATTTCAGATTATCTCTGTTTGCAAAGGAACAAGCCTAGGTTTGAATATTGTGGGAGGAATTAACAGAAATGAAGGGCCTTTGGTATATATTCAAGAAATTATCCCTGGGGGTGATTGCCATAAG GATGGACGATTGAAGCCTGGGGATCAGCTGGTGTCCATCAACAAAGAGTCCATGATTGGAGTCTCCTATGAAGAGGCAAAAAGTATAATCAACAGAACAAAGATGAG gttTGAAAATTTTTGGGAGATAGCTTTTATTAGGCAGAAAAACATCCCCAGTCATCCAGAGAATCGGCAGCGTCCTTTCAGCCTCTTAACATCTTCTGTAGCACATGGAGAACAACAGGCTGCACTTGgtcctcttccctctcctaaTGGGAAGTTGCTTTCAACATTCCCTCCAGATGCT ATGGAAACTGGAGTCAAGATGGGAGAGCAATCTCCAATTACTGCTCTAGACGGCAATCCTGCTGATGTGTCTGCCACGG ttaTTGCCCCCAGCCAGAATGATGTTTATGAGCCCCAAGGAAAGAACTCAAGTATTCAtctcaaaacagaaaagctggagagg gcACTGAATTATCTTGGGCTTCAGCTCACAgatgaacagcagcaagccctAAGGCAGCAACTTCATAAAGATTCTAAAGGAACAGTGTCTTTTGGAG atttCTTTGAAGTTTCAAGAAATCTGTTGTCCATGCAATCAACTGCAGCTGATGATGGCCACAAATCTGTCACCTCTAGGGTCAGTGAAGTTGCCAGCTTACAGGACTCACAG TTTGTAACCTGTGATTCCTTGGAGGGTGATGTGGAAAGacttaagaaagaaagaaatgaagctttaaaagaaatgagTAAATTAAAG gaagaaTTGTCTGAATCTGTGGACTTACAGAAACAGTTAACAGAGCAGCTACAAGTAGTCAAGCAA GAAGCCAAGGCAGCTGTGGAGGAGACAAGAGCCCTGCGAAGCAGAATTCACCTTGCAGAGGCTGCACAAAGGCAGGCCCGGGGAATAGAGATGGACTATGAAGAAGTGATTCACCTGTTAGAGGCTGAAATTGGAGAGCTGAAGGCTCAGCTCGCTGAGCATTCTGGCCAAAATAAA GAGAACATTCAAGACTTGAGAAAGAGGGTTACGGTGCTTGACTGCCAGCTGCGGAAATCGGAGTCTGCCAGGAAGACATTTGAGGTGGCCACTGAAAAATTGCTACAATTTGTAGAG GTTGTGCATGAAATACTCTCTGATAACTCTACCTCCTCAACAGTTTTAAG TGACAGGAGAACATTGTCCACTAAAGCACTTCTGGCACGGCTGGGAAGGGTCGGACCTACTGTCACAGCAGCTCTTGCAGCAGAAGCTGGGGACCTTGCCAAGTCTGTCCGTGCCATTTTGGAAGTAGATT
- the LOC116453381 gene encoding cytochrome c oxidase assembly protein COX11, mitochondrial codes for MALCARSWAGCGRGLRLGALPRPGLCGTRGVRSSNPFTRQQEEEWRRRNRSALGYIAAAAVGMVGLSYAAVPLYRLYCQATGLGGTAGAGRGAERIERMEPVRDRVIRVTFNADTHASMQWNFKPQQSEIYVVPGETALAFYKAKNPTDKPVIGISTYNVVPFEAGQYFNKIQCFCFEEQRLNPQEEVDMPVFFYIDPEFAEDPKMAKVDLITLSYTFFEAKEGQKLPLPGYQ; via the exons ATGGCGTTGTGCGCCCGGAGTTGGGCGGGGTGCGGCCGGGGGCTGCGGCTCGGGGCCTTGCCCCGGCCCGGGCTCTGCGGGACCCGCGGCGTGCGCAGCTCCAACCCTTTCACccggcagcaggaggaggagtggCGGCGCCGGAACCGCTCAGCCCTGGGCTACATCGCGGCGGCGGCCGTGGGCATGGTGGGGTTGTCGTACGCGGCCGTGCCGCTCTACCGCCTCTACTGCCAG GCCACGGGGCTCGGCGGGacggcgggcgcggggcgcggcgcggaGCGGATCGAGCGCATGGAGCCCGTGCGAGACCGGGTCATCAGGGTCACGTTCAACGCTGACACGCACGCCAGCATGCAGTGGAACTTCAAACCGCAGCAGAGCGAGATCTAC GTGGTACCAGGAGAGACTGCACTGGcattttataaagcaaaaaaccctACTGACAAACCAGTAATTGGAATCTCCACCTACAACGTTGTTCCCTTTGAAGCAGGACAGTATTTCAATAAAATACAA tgtttttgttttgaagaacaGAGGCTAAATCCTCAGGAGGAAGTGGACATGCCTGTCTTTTTCTACATTGACCCAGAGTTTGCAGAGGACCCTAAAATGGCTAAAGTTGATTTGATCACCCTCTCTTACACCTTCTTTGAAgcaaaggaaggacagaagtTGCCACTTCCTGGGTATCAGTAA